A single window of Coffea eugenioides isolate CCC68of chromosome 7, Ceug_1.0, whole genome shotgun sequence DNA harbors:
- the LOC113778640 gene encoding uncharacterized protein LOC113778640 isoform X1, which yields MCLWLKHVVIFSHFFLLQDQNGLIVLAMDPKNTGELQRHLEKQNELLRDAHRSMLHELHKLQVEEQTLMRKFYELWSAQGPSHKNAEGNFVQSDKENGLAKKHH from the exons ATGTGTCTGTGGCTTAAGCATGTCGTGATTTTcagtcattttttttt ATTACAAGATCAAAACGGTTTAATCGTCCTTGCGATGGACCCTAAAAACACAGGAGAGCTGCAAAG GCACTTGGAGAAGCAGAATGAGCTCCTTAGGGATGCCCATAGGTCAATGTTACATGAATTGCATAAACTTCAG GTGGAGGAACAAACGCTAATGCGCAAATTCTACGAATTGTGGTCGGCTCAAGGTCCGAGTCATAAG AATGCAGAGGGAAATTTTGTGCAGAGTGACAAGGAGAATGGCCTTGCCAAAAAGCATCATTGA
- the LOC113778640 gene encoding uncharacterized protein LOC113778640 isoform X2: MDPKNTGELQRHLEKQNELLRDAHRSMLHELHKLQVEEQTLMRKFYELWSAQGPSHKNAEGNFVQSDKENGLAKKHH, translated from the exons ATGGACCCTAAAAACACAGGAGAGCTGCAAAG GCACTTGGAGAAGCAGAATGAGCTCCTTAGGGATGCCCATAGGTCAATGTTACATGAATTGCATAAACTTCAG GTGGAGGAACAAACGCTAATGCGCAAATTCTACGAATTGTGGTCGGCTCAAGGTCCGAGTCATAAG AATGCAGAGGGAAATTTTGTGCAGAGTGACAAGGAGAATGGCCTTGCCAAAAAGCATCATTGA